Part of the Schistocerca americana isolate TAMUIC-IGC-003095 chromosome 5, iqSchAmer2.1, whole genome shotgun sequence genome, CTACATATACAGTGTTATTTTTGAAAGAGCCAGGTGAGAAGTGAGATATCTGAGATGTCAGAATATTCTGATTCTGGTATCTTATTCAGTACTGCTTCTAAGAGGGTTGATGCTGTGTCTCATAGCGATTCAGTTAGTAGCTTTGTTAATCAGTAAGGAAATGTTGGAAGAAATGATGTTCACATGATAATCAAGAGACTGATCGTATTGTCATGAATTAGGAAGCAATGAAATCTGGGGTGGTTCACTCACCTCAGTCTACTAGTACCTGTGTTGTCTCAGTAGATGGTTCTGCAGCTTCTGAAATTTTTTCAGCTTGTACTGTTCAGGTTGAATTGCAGAATATTACTTCTGCTCCAAAATTTGCTATTCATCAAGACCTTTTCAATACATTGCGAACGACTATGAAGGAGGATAACAAAGAACATTATAAAAAGTTAGGGGTGGTTATTTGATCATAAGAGAACATGTTTATTGTTGAATCTACCAGGAGCAGAAGGTTCTTCTACAAGTTAAGTTTGTTACTAGATCATCTACTATTAGTCTGTTCCTACTTCATCCGACTGCTAGTGCTGAGAAGTGCCAAGCAATAGTAATGATTTAAAGGGTGTTACAGTTGTTATGGAGAATTTTCTTTTTGTATGTGACGACCATAAGGTACACATAAGTATGGAGTTAGTACCTAAAGCTGAAACCAAAGTAATCAGTAATACAGAAAACCGAGTGTTACTGTATATAAGGATGATCAGGAACATGACGATGGGAAGTACTCAGCGTTATAACTGAGGTTGTGCTTGTTGCAGGTTGAAATTAGTTGCTAGTACAAGCAGCAGAACAAGTGATGACTATAAAAACTTGAAACCAGGTTTGGAACATCATGTGAATGCTGCTGAAAATGAGCCTGTAGTAAGCGAAGATAAAGTCCGTGAAATATGCGGGGAAGTAGGTGAATTTCAAAGTACTGTAGGTAACGTTTTGGCAAACTGCAGGTGCATCTCTATTAGTGTAACGTCAACAGGTGTTGAATAAGTTTATTTCTGTTGTCAGATGATTGTGGAGATGTGGCCTAATTGACTGGTAATGAAAGTGCACAGAGCAGTGGAGTTTCAGTGCACAGTAAGTTTGATGAATTGCTGGTGAGCGATTTCCCTTGCATACGTGGTAATTCAGTTATGGGAGCCTTTCGTTAGGATGCTGCAGGATATAGCTGGGATAGGATTCAGTATAAAGATGGCACATAGTCACCCTTAGAATGGATCTCAGTGTGTAAGTGTTTTGTAGCACTGTAGTTTTGGTAAGAAGTGGTGAGCAGGGAGTTTCCAGgatcttttatttgtttattaataaCAGATTTTCTCTTTATAAGTGCAAATAGGCAGTGAATATGAGGTTTTCTTCTTCTTAGTTAATAATTTTGTGATTAGCATCAGCTTTTTCTTATATCTTTCTTGTATTGTTCCTTTGGTTGCTAAAATTTTCCAGTCTGACTACGTGTTTGATGACAAAATTATCTGTTGGGTTTGGCACTTAGGAAATTAAACTGTACAGTAATTTTCAGATGATAGGCTTTCTTGTGATAGTTTTATTTCCCAtgtattttgtatatttccttgataTTAATGCTTTGTTCTCTGAGGGCGGCACTGCAGTGTGCTCAATAGTATTCCTGTCGTCTCTGTGGTGAAATCTGGTGGAATGAGTATGACTGCTATTCCATATGATGTCCATGGTGTGACATTGCTACAGgtgtttgttttttgatgaatgtttTGGGCAGGGAAGGATGATTTAATTATTGTGTTATGTAATGAGGTGATTAAGGATGAGTAATTGTGCTTTCTGTTTACGAAATTTTGAGAAGTGTCCATAGTAGGAAATTCATTTTGTATGCACTGAGGTGTAGTCCACGTTGGATGTAGAATGGTGAAGTGGAATTGCCTTTATCACTGAACATACATTGGTTATTGTTTGTATGAGAATTAAGCTTGGTATGCCAGTGTGCTGTGTGATATACGTGTACTAAAGTGAATCAACAAGTAAGATATGTTTGAATACAACAAGGAGCCTTAGCTGAAGCAGTATTTACTTTACCTTCCAATTATTGTGCCGTTTCTTGTTCCAGTACCATTTTGTATCAGCATGAATgtgtttatttttctgttactaTGATTGATAAGAAGGTGTTGTGAAGTGAGTTAGCTGTGAATAAATGTGTATCCAAGTGAGTATTTATAATGTACCCAAGAGTTGGGTTTACAAATGAATCAGGTACATAAATGAATATTTTCTGGTGTTTAAGTGGGTCAAAGTACATATTGTGTGGTTTTGTAATATCAGGAAAGTAACATCTGTTGGGATCTGATAAAGTAGCATTCCCAGTAAGGGTTTTGTTTTGTCATGAATGATCATGACATGATGTCAACTGTCAGAAATATTTTCACATGTGCAGTGTCTTGAAAACTGAGTTGTAGGCCTAAAACTTTTTATGGAGAAGAAATTACATGTTCTGGTTAATTAAAATGGTTAATTTTGGTTATAGTGTTGTTTTGTGCTTAAACCTTTATAAACTTTTAAGTCAGTAATTCTATAATATTTCAAGCCTAAAAACGCTGAGCAGAGTGCCCTAGATGAAGGAAATCTCTGTCACATGTAAACCGTAAGGAGAATTTGATTTCTGTGCACCTGTaaaagaagggaaaaaatgctgtATGAAATTTCAGGGTGAGGCCATTTTATGATGATTTATTAATGCATACTAGATGATTTTACTCCCACCAGCACAGTATATTGACTAAGGCAAGCATATGAGGACTACTGGGAGATGAGTACGATTAAATATTTAACCCCCTATCATATCATGTTTTGGCAAGTGATCAACATGATGATTTTCGAAGTCGATTAAAGCAAGAAAAGTGAAGTTACGTAAAACCTCCAGAATTATATGTTTTCAGTGAGTGTAGTATATTTTCCtgtattttcagtaatggaatgGATTATGAGTGACTACACGATCGCTGGAAGTGTAGATCATTTTGAATATGTTGTGATGAGTGAGTGTAATTTGGCCATTGAGTGTGCCATACTGTGTGCATGAGTGTCTTGTTGTCCAGTGGTAATTATTTGTGTGTTTTAAAGCTGTGTGTTCTTATGTAGCGATGGTAATGTCGTAATAATGATGTTTTCTTCCTAGCCGCTTGGTTTTCTTAGTGTTACACAGGTTGCATGTCTATGATTTAATGTTTTGATCTTTTTGTAGTGAGCTGCTTCATTTACATAAATTGTGGTCCCTTTTTTGTAGTCACGTTAATATTTCTTGCAGTGTGGTGCCTGACTGATTAGTAGTCATTACTTAATGATTATCTGACTTAGTTGTAGTGCACATGGCAATTTCTATTTCTCATTGTCTTATTATGTCCTCAGTGTACCGCAACAGTTTATTTGGTATGTTCAGATACTGATGGTGTATTTAGCAAACCGTTAGTTTTTGTGTATGTCACGTactaggtgtagaagtatgaagccgaaatttggttgcaataattacacgtctgttgtttgaaactgataaacaacattttattcaaaataatctccattgctacttATAAGTTTTTCCCATCTCTCCGGGAGGCTAGGAATCCCACGCCAAAaagcagttcttcttttgaagcgaactattcagcgagccattttcgtacattttcatacgaattgaagcgttgttcagcgagagcgtgtcctaTTGATGCAAACAGATGACAATCGGACGGAACCAGTTCtcgagaataagccgcatgccctagtaatTCCCAActaaacgcctcgatcgtttcactgacgttttgctgtgtgtgatggggcgttatcatggagcagtatgactttgtgttgccttttttcaTGTTGTGGTCGCTTTTCACGTAattctcgatttaaatcgatcatttactGTTGgaagcgatcagtgttaacggttgcactaggttttagcagctcataatagatgacaccctgctgatcccaccaaacacaaagCATTGTCTTCTTTTGAAAGCGATTTGatgttgcagtggatgtcgataatTTCCTGGATTCATCCACGATTTACGGCGCTTGGGGTTCTCAAAATTGTCAATTTTTCATCACctatcactattcgatggagaaacgactgtcctttgtaactggcgagcagcattttacaagtggtcttttgatttgcttgctttctttcattcatttcatgTGGAATCTATTTTCCCACTTTCTGAACATTTCCACGAAGCTTTCAACCGACGAGAAACGGCGTTCTGCGTCACATCTAATTGTTCCGCCTGtttctgttgagtttgagtatcgtcATCATCCAATATGGTCTGTAATTCGTTGTCTTCAAACTTTTCAGTTGTTTCACCGCGCTCGTCGTTTCACACGTCAAATTCaccacttctgaattttttgaacctttcgaaacactgttttcccaagagcatgttcatcAGAAACTTCgataagcattcgatgcgattctgcagcagttttattcaaatgataacagaaaaccaatgctgtccgcaaattgtTATTCTTAGGCACCAAATTCGACATGTTCACGGGTCTGAAGCAGATACCGATGTATCGAACTTGGGTTGCTGTGCGTTAACATTTGTGGTCAGCCGTCACAGGacgcagatggcgctgcagacgctgtCTCACTGGCCCTAcattgacggctagcaccatctatagggaaattccggtttcatacttctacacctgatagATGAAGAGGCGGTGAGCAGAAACCAACCAGTTTTGCTGTGTTAAAGAATATTTTGCACTGTGTTTCATTTAGGGTATCCATCGATTTTTTTACATACCCTAACTATTCTGGTTGTGTCATCAAACTTCTCTTTTGCTAAGACGTAGGCTGACTGTGATTCTCAAAAAATACTAACTTCTACAATGCTCTTCGGTTGAGCTCTATGATTTTAGGAGGTATTAGTACTACGAAGGATGAAGCATATCAGACACTGCAGCATACAGAAATAGAgatgtttttctcatggttacaAATGTCATATTTGTGTATGAACCATTGTTTTTTATTCTACTCTTGAGGCATTCTGCCAGGAGGAAACCGATGTTGTGTGTAAGGAATTTTCCTTTCCCTTGCAGGAGGAGAACAGTCCCTCATCTAGTAAATAAAATGATGTATTTTATGGATGTGTCTCTCTCTCAGCATGAAGACATGGCTTCGTTATGTATTAACATTATTTAGATTCATGAGGTATTTAATacttacgtttttttttcttttttttacgtgaTTTGTCAGTCGTCCATTCCAAGGAGTGTGCTGTTGTGGCATAGCACCTGCCATGATTGTATGCAAATACGCAATAAATTAACTGTTGAAGTTCTTGTGTGGCGGATAGTCTTGAATGAAACAGCTTctatgaaaagtgaaaaaaaattccGGAATAATACATAAAGGAATATCCTAGTGGGACTATTATTTTTCAGTTTACTCGCTGTCGTCGATTTTTGGTGATATTTTCATCACATCGCCCAGATATAGCTGTAGCGACGTGATCTCTTTTTAAACAGAAAAGACACATAAtacaattaacaaaaatattttgtcataataGATTATACATCTGCTCCACTGTGCTCATAAATCACTTCCAACGCCTCAACAACGTTAATCAGCTGGAATCTCACGTTCATTCCTCCTATTTTATACACCATTTTCACTAACTGTTAGTCGTTGAGTAGTTCATATCCTCATTTTCCGTATATTCGACGTCCAGAAAATCTCGCCCTCTTTCTCTACTCACTGTCTTTGAACTGTAGGATTCTCCGGTTTTACACAGATGTTAATCATCATTGCCATAGATTCTATACAACAGTATATGTACCACACTTAAATAAATGCAAATTTACGTAATACAGGTAACACAGCTGATGTTAATTAAGCAAACAGAAAGAATtatatacactgatgggaaaaaatcgcaacaccaagaaggagttgtgcgacataaacgaatgttgATGGGAGTGTTCCTaatgtctattcatatttcgcgccagttgcgtaagagtagccctagtagcgccactatgaggatgaaaaccaggtttggtttaaatacacgctgtaatggttgtGAACTCGTTAGTTACCTTTGGCATTAGGCCTGGAGAATTGGTGTTAGTCAAAAACGCTTTCAAGGCGACAGAGACGCCATTgttaacagctcactgagtttgaaagaagtCGTGCAGTATGGCTACGAGAcgttgaatgttccttctgcgatactgcagaaagactaggTAGGAATGTAGCAGctactggcagtggtggtcacgattATGTATGGTCGCAGGGAGACCGGGTCCGGGCGTTAGCGAGAGGGAAGACCTTCGAGTCCGGCGTGTGGCTCTGGAGCAACATGCTGCACCTGCTGCAGGAAAGCGAGCAGcggttggcaccgcagtgacacgacgaactattacaaatcggtgactttaagaacagctccgagccagacgccctgtagcgtgcgttccattgaccccaaaccgcAGCCATTTCCGACTGCAATAGAGACAAGCGGGAGATCATTGGAaggaagggtggaggtctgttgtgtcttctgatgaaagctggttctgccccaGTGGCAGTGACGGCTACATGtcgattagaaggaggccagttgacggGGTCCTGTCAACCGGCCTGTGTACAATTTacaatggacctacacctgtaCGTATGGTACGACAGCAGGACTGCTTTCCTGGTTATCACATGCACCGTGACTGCAAATtggtgcgtcagtctggtgattcgacctactgtgctgccattcacgagtagcatttcagggagtgttttccgacaggataacgctcacccacattaGGATGTTGTAACCGAACGAGCTCCACACACTGTCGCCATGTTTCTtcggcctgctcagtcaccagatctgccTCTAATCCAACACATACGGGACATTATtaaacgacaactccagtgtcatccacagccagcattacATGTCCTTGTACATggtgaccaagtgcaacagccacgGAACTCCatccccacaaactgacacccgtcACCTGTTCAAcataatgtatgcacgtttgcatgcttccctTTTTAACAtggtggcggttacaccggttactaatgtaccaggatttcacatttgcaatggcttatcttgcaggTTACATTACCCTGTGGTCttgcaaaattaatcacttaaatgtattaCCTAGACATATGCATTCGcgaaattattttttgtgttgcattttttttttgtcagtgtatacaTAGACATCAGTGGATGGGGTATCTTTCTTATTTTTTGTGTTGCAAtctttttctgccagtgtatacatAGACATCAGTGGATGTGGCatctttataaatttttgacaCACATTACAGTTACTGAATATGGGTACTGTTCATGACATGGCAAAAGACAGTGCGTCCATGAGGTTCATCGAAGTTGCTGATATGGAATGCACGAGAAGGTGACACAGCAGCCAGCTGTGGGATTCTCTTCTGTGTGGCGCTTATCTGCAGGTGCAAACTAATTCACTGCAACAAAACGTGAAGGTTAAATCTACATGTTATGACATGCATTCTCCTTACTGTAACCATACCACAGCACTTGTTACGAATCTAAATTTGAAGAGGTACTCTATCTATTGATATGTGTCATTATCTCAGGCAGTTGTCTTATTGAAACCCTGGAGGTACTTAGTAATGACACTGAAATGTCGATGAAAAAGGAGTGACAGGGAGACAGGTTCACGCTCGTTTCACGTTACTTACTGTCGACCACACATCCATATACGAGTATACTGACTTGAGACACACACAGAGCAACGTGCCCACTAAGACTGCACCAAGTCCCACGAAGGCAGCGACGTCTAGCAGCAGGTACTGGTACCAGGCCAGGTCCAGCGCGGCGGACCTCAGGTGCGGCGCCCCCTGGTGCCTGATGACGTACTCCACCCAGTAGACCGCCTCCTCCAGCGGCGGCCGGGGGCGGTCCCGGAACAGCTGTGATAACTGCTTGGCGCGCTCGCGGTACCTGCGCGGGCATCACTTAGTGAGCTGAAAATGTCATTCACGTTGCGTATACCTGTGGGAACACTCTCACCAGACAGGCTTGTAACACTGCTCACAACCCAAAAATTTTTGGTGGGGAGGATGAACCAACTTATTTAGTACGTACAAGTCCTGACCTTGCCGGTATGGGACCATTTATATCTTCCTAATGGTCAAATGTgagttcctaaaggaccaaactactgaagtcattggtccctatCATTTATATAGTTCTATTTATACGATGATGTTTATTTTCCTTACAATCAAAAATGATTTTTTGAAACCACATTTCATCCATGAGCGTTACATCTTATTATTAAGCATGTCATCCAGTGCGACAGTACTATAACTGCAACTGAATACCagaaggaaccccccccccccctgcaccgccgtgaaccatggaccttgccgttggtggggaggcttgcgtgcctcagcgatacagatagccgtaccgtaggtgcaaccacaacggaggggtatctgttgagaggccaaacaaacgtgtggttcctgaagaggggcagcagccttttcagtagttgcaggggcaaaagtctggatgattgactgatctggccttgtaacactaaccaagacggccttgctgtgctggtactgcgaacggctgaaagcaacgggaaactacgaccgtaatttttcccgaggggatgcagctttactgtatggctaaatgatgatggcgtcctcttgggtaaaatattccggaggtaaaatagtcccccattcggacctcagggcgcggactactcaggaggacgtggtcatcaggagaaagaaaactggcgttctacggatcggagcgtggaatgtcagatcccttaatcgggcaggttggttagaaaatttaaaaagggaaatggataggttaaagttagatatagtgggaattagtgaagtttggtggcatgaggaacaagacctttggtcaggcgaataccggattataaatacaaaatcaaataggggtaaggcaggagtaggtttaataatgaataaaaagaaggagtgcgggtaagctactacgagcagcatagtgaacgcattattgtggccaagatagacacgaagcccacgcctactacagtagtacaagtttatatgccaactagctctgtagatgatgaagaaattgaagaaatgtatgatgaaatcaaagaaattattcagatagtgaagggggacgaaaatttaatagtcatgggtgactggaattcggtagtaggaaaagggagagaaggaaacatagtaggtgaatatggactggggctaagaaatgaaagaggaagccgcctggtagaattttgcacagagcacaacttaatcatagctaacacttggttcaagaatcataaaagaaggctgtatacatggaagaagcctagagatactgacaggtttcagatagattatataatggcaagacagagatttaggaaccaggttttaaattgtaagacatttgtaggggcagatgtggactctgaccacaatctattggttataactgtagactaaaactgaagaaactgcaaaaaggtagaaatttaaggagatgggacctggataaactgactaaaccagaggttgtacagagtttcagggagagcacaagggaacaattgacaagaaggggggggggggggggggaaagaaatacagtagaaaaagaatgggtagctttgagggatgaagtagtgaaggcagcagaggatcaagtaggtaaaaagacgagggctattagaaatccttgggtaacagaagaaatattgaatttaattgatgaaaggagaaaatataaaaatgcagtaaatgaagcaggcaaaaatgaatacaaaagtctcaaaaatgagattgacagtaagtgcaaaatggctaggcagggatggctagaggacaaatgtaaggatgtagaggcttatctcattaggggtaagatagatactgcctacaggaaaattaaaaagacctttggagaaaatagaaccacttgtacgaatatcaagagctcagatggaaacccagttctaagcaaagaagggaaagcagaagggtggaaggagtatatagagggtctatacaagggcgatgtacttgtggacaatatcatggaaataggagaggatgtagatgaagatgaaatgggagatatgatactgcgtgaagagtttgacagaacactgaaagacctgagtcaaaacaaatccccgggagtagacaacattccattagaactactgacagccttgggagagtcagtcctgacaaaacccaaCCATCTGGTgacgaagatgtatgagacaggtgaaataccctcagacttccaatcccaaagaaagcaggcattgacagatgcgaaaattaccgaacaatcagtttaataagccacagctgcaaaatactaacgcgaattctttgcagacgattggaaaaactagtagaatccgacctcggggaagatcagtttggattccgtagaattgttggaacacgtgaggcaatactgaccttacgacttatcttagaagctagattaaggaaaggcaaacctacgtttctagcatttgtagacttagggaaagcttttgacaatgttgactggaatactctctttcaaattctgaaggtggcaggggtaaaatacagggagcgaaaggctatttacaatttgtacagaaaccagatggcagttataagagtcgagagacatgaaagggaagctgtggttgggaaagcagtgagacaggattgtagcctttccccgatgttattcaatctttatattgagcaagcagtgaaggaaacaaaagaaaaattcggagtaggtattaaaatccatggagaagaaataaaaactttgacgtttgccaatgacattgtaattctgtcagagacagcaaaggacttggaagagcagttgaacggaatggaaagtgtcttgaagggaggatataagatgaacatcaacaaaagcaaaacgaggataatggaatgtagtcgaatgaagtggggtgatgctgagggaattagattaggaaatgaaacacttaaagtagtaaaggagttttgctgtttggggagcaaaataactgatgatggtcgaagtagagaggatataaaatgtaggctggcaatggcaaggaaagcgtttctgaagaagagaaatttgttaacatcgagtattgaattaagtgtcaggaagtcgtttctgaaagtattagtgtggagtgtagccatgtatggatgtgaaacatggacgataaatacactcctggaaatggaaaaaagtacacattgacaccggtgtgtcagacccaccatacttgctccggacactgcgagagggctgtacaagcaatgatcacacgcacggcacagcggacacaccaggaaccgcggtgttggccgtcgaatggcgctagctgcgcagcatttgtgcaccgccgcagtcagtgtcagccagtttgccgtggcacacggagctccatcgcagtctttaacactggtagcatgccgcgacagcgtggacgtgaaccgtatgtgcagttgacggactttgagcgagggcgtatagtgggcatgcgggaggccgggtggacgtaccgccgaattgctcaacacgtggggcgtgaggtctccacagtacatcgatgttgtcgccagtggtcggcggaaggtgcacgtgcccgtcgacctgggaccggaccgcagcgacgcacggatgcacgccaagaccgtaggatcctacgcagtgccgtaggggaccgcaccgccacttcccagcaaattagggacactgttgctcctggggtatcggcgaggaccattcgcaaccgtctccatgaagctgggctacggtcccgcacaccgttaggccgtcttccgctcacgccccaacatcgtgcagctcgcctccagtggtgtggcgacatgcgtgaatggagggacgaatggagacgtgtcgttttcagcgatgagagtcgcttctgccttggtgccaatgatggtcgtatgcgtgtttggcgccgtgcaggtgagcgccacaatcaggactgcatacgaccgaggcacacagggccaacacccgacatcgtggtgtggggagcgatctcctacactggccgtacaccactggtgatcgtcgaggggacactgaatagtgcacggtacgtccaaaccatcatcgaacccatcgttctaccattcctagaccggcaagggaacttgctgttccaacaggacaatgcacgtccgcatgtatcccgtgccacccaacgtgctctagaaggtgtaagtcaactaccctggccagcaagatctccggatctgtcccccattgagcatgtttgggactgtatgaagcgtcgtctcacgcggtctgcacgtccagcacgaacgctggtccaactgaggcgccaggtggaaatggcatggcaagccgttctacaggactacatccagcatctctacgatcgtctccatgggagaatagcagcctgcattgctgcgaaaggtggatatacactgtactagtgccgacattgtgcatgctctgttgcctgtgtctatgtgcctgtggttctgtcagtgtgatcatgtgatgtatctgaccccaggaatgcgtcaataaaatttccccttcctgggacaatgaattcacggtgttcttatttcaatttccaggagtgtagtttggacaaaaagagaatagaagctttcgaaatgtggtgctacggaagaatgctgaaggttaggtgtgtggatcacataactaatgaggagatactgaagaggactggggagaagagaagtttgtggcacaatttgactagaagaagggatcggttggtaggacatgatctgaggtatcaacggatcaccaatttagtattggagggtagcgtggagggtaaaaatcgtagagcgagaccaagagatgaatacactaagcagattcagaaggatgtaggctgcagtaggtactgggagatgaagaaacttgcacaggatagagtagcatggagagctgcatcaaagcagtctcagaactgaagacaacaacaacaaccagaaggaAATGCTTCCAATCAATACCAGTTCTTAATGATACCAagacaaaattgttcaaattgttctgagcactatgggacttaacttctgaggtca contains:
- the LOC124616637 gene encoding UDP-glycosyltransferase UGT5-like, translating into MNRLQTLGVAIQQDYLQLTAQSFGVALRSLVNDTRYRERAKQLSQLFRDRPRPPLEEAVYWVEYVIRHQGAPHLRSAALDLAWYQYLLLDVAAFVGLGAVLVGTLLCAQKSNSPYGLHVTEISFI